In the genome of Gemmatimonadales bacterium, the window GCCGCGCGCTCCGACGGGTAGAAGTGCACGTCGAAGTGCTCGGTCTGGATGATTCGCCAGTCGAAGGTGTTGTACTGGACCTTGTTCTGGCCGAAATAGTCCTGCGCCGCAAGGACCGAAGGCGCGGCCGCCAGGAGCAGCAGCGCAACGCCCGACCATCGAAGCATGGCGAACCCTCACTCAGGAAGAGCGAATCAGAAGCTCCGGTGCATCGCCCCAGAGGCGCTCGAGCTGGTAGAACGAGCGGGTCTCCGGGTGGAAGAGGTGGACGACGAAGTCCACGAAATCAAGCAGGACCCACCGGCCGCCCGGCAGTCCCTCGACGTGATGCGTGCGATGTCCCTGCTTGTGCAGCTTTTCCATCACGTGCTCCGCGATGCCGCGGACATGCGCATCGGAGGTGCCCGAGGCGATCACGAAGAAATCGGTGGCGTTGCTCAAACCCCTGAGATCGAGCACCACCGGCTGGACGGCCTTCAGGTCCTCGATCGCATCCAGCGCCGACCGGAGCCCTTCCGGCAGGCGCGGGTTCACAAGATCCATGGGTGTAGACGTAGTCCTTTCATTCAATCGCACCATGCGTGAGGTGCGTTGGCGTGCCGTCCTCAATCTGGTAGAACAGGCCCCAGGCACCTTCGCCCACGTGAGTGGCGAGCACGCCGGTGACGAGGGAGACGAAGCAGTCGCGCGGGCGGTACGCCTGGACCAGCGCGGCGCGGATTCGCTCCGCCACCGCCGGGGCGTTGGCGTGCGCCACGCCGAAGCGCACCACCCGAGGCCGCGGCATGAGCCGCCGCGCGAGTAGCGCCAGCACCCGGCTCACCACCTTATCCGATCCGCGCACCCGGGCCACCGGAACGACGCGGCCCGCGTCGTCGAGCGCCATGATCGGCTTGAGGTCGAGCATCCCGGCGAGCCATGCCCGGCCCCGGGTGACCCGCCCCGATCGGAGGAGATTCTCGTACCGGTCCACCGTGAGAAACATACCCGATTGGCCCCGCACCCGATTCAACTCCGTCACGATGTCCGCCGCTCGCCAGCCGGACTCGGCCAGCTCGGCCGCGCGCAGGGCCAGGAGGCCCACGCCCAGTGAGACGGTGCGGCTGTCGAAGAGGTGGACCGAATCGAGCCCGGCCGCTCGAGCGGCCGCGATGCCCGACTTGAACGTACCCGAGAGCGCCGACGAGAGCAGGACCGCGATCACCTCGTCGGCATTCCGGGCGGCGTCGCCCAGCACCCGGGCGAAATCGGCGGGCGTGGGTTGCGAGGTCGTCGGCAATTCGGGGGCAGCGCGAAGCCGCCGATAGAACTCCTCGGGGGCAAGCTCGATCCGGTCACGCCAGCTCGTAGCGCCGAACGCGACCTGGAGCGGGACCATGGCGATGCGATGCTGCGCCAGCATCGCGTCGGACAGGTCGGCCGAGCTATCGACTACGACGGAGGCGGGCTGCCGCTCGGGATGGGCGAGCTGGCGATGCTGGGCCCGCATGTCGTCGGCCTTGGTCGCCTCCACGCGCCCCCAGCGTGCGGCGTGGCCGAAGACCGCCTCCGGTGTGTCGGTGTGCACGTGGAGCTTGAGGATGTCGGCGGTCACGGCGACGACGATCGAGCCGCCGAACTGGTGGAGGGCCTCCCGCACCTCGCTCGCGGCCGGGAGGCGGTCGCCGCGGACCAGCACCTCGGTGCAGTAGCGGAAATCGCGCTCGACGGCCGTCTCGACCCGCGCGGCCGGAACCAAATCAGCGGGCGCGCGCGCGACGTGCGCCGAGACGGGAATCTCATTTCCCTCGATAAGCCGCACGACGCCTTCCAGCATCCGCGCGAACCCGGCCCCGCCGGCGTCGACCACGCCCGCCTCGGCGAGGAGCGGCATGAGCGCCGGCGTGCCCGCCAC includes:
- the rsfS gene encoding ribosome silencing factor, whose product is MNPRLPEGLRSALDAIEDLKAVQPVVLDLRGLSNATDFFVIASGTSDAHVRGIAEHVMEKLHKQGHRTHHVEGLPGGRWVLLDFVDFVVHLFHPETRSFYQLERLWGDAPELLIRSS
- a CDS encoding DegV family protein, giving the protein MTAGIAYVDGPRLARALVAAADWVAAGRDEINRINVFPVPDGDTGTNLNFTLHAVVGALHALGDAAHRGPPLPEVASAAARAAVLGARGNSGILLAHFLLGFSDALAGRTRASIADLAAAFRRGADRLRDALDEPREGTMLTVARQTADAAERLAPEAPELGEFMRRLAADAERSVAGTPALMPLLAEAGVVDAGGAGFARMLEGVVRLIEGNEIPVSAHVARAPADLVPAARVETAVERDFRYCTEVLVRGDRLPAASEVREALHQFGGSIVVAVTADILKLHVHTDTPEAVFGHAARWGRVEATKADDMRAQHRQLAHPERQPASVVVDSSADLSDAMLAQHRIAMVPLQVAFGATSWRDRIELAPEEFYRRLRAAPELPTTSQPTPADFARVLGDAARNADEVIAVLLSSALSGTFKSGIAAARAAGLDSVHLFDSRTVSLGVGLLALRAAELAESGWRAADIVTELNRVRGQSGMFLTVDRYENLLRSGRVTRGRAWLAGMLDLKPIMALDDAGRVVPVARVRGSDKVVSRVLALLARRLMPRPRVVRFGVAHANAPAVAERIRAALVQAYRPRDCFVSLVTGVLATHVGEGAWGLFYQIEDGTPTHLTHGAIE